In Aedes albopictus strain Foshan chromosome 3, AalbF5, whole genome shotgun sequence, the following are encoded in one genomic region:
- the LOC109424351 gene encoding zinc finger and BTB domain-containing protein 41 has protein sequence MNHMLNHFKIEVPEPPLAESGSYCQFCYSAENLTPILPASNDSQRHIVALLDTLINVKLNMEKPSAICKLCITKISEFDYFRSKCSIYSNAIEQSHYNEYQNAPSEYIKSESVLETFERSNVIEQKEPNNDVVDIPKKDSVRVSNTKPSSNNKPQFIKTGRTGPLMRKLNKLRGIKSNTSKKIVSEHIDYRCRICLQFFIDKESMSFHLRNHIDSHNVRCMNCSKTFYTLQGLMAHAMRSYILTTFSCQHCDVLFKTKEELFAHELYCEQDKSKYQTVETAKAYQCSKCPKSYDSRLRLQAHLPLHDVKIVCDKCGTDFSSEKKLKNHNERYHSKGADKIASVVKCELCHRTFVDASAYRSHLTGLHQIKDDHLSRKLDDDRLYECDHCGKRFWSINTIRYHVLVHRHYRDCDQCSESYRSRQKLRDHKLAAHPVQCPFCPKTFFSKTSCRSHASKKHGMVQIKLLATDGNVTYEWRRLVFKCASCEQDYEYFRELSDHNKKMHPGVKIQIKCCFCERHISSSRIGYLGHVTGNCGQTPKKVKAWH, from the exons ATGAATCATATGTTGAATCACTTCAAGATTGAGGTACCTGAACC GCCTCTGGCGGAGTCGGGCTCTTACTGCCAATTCTGCTATTCAGCAGAAAACTTGACACCAATTTTACCCGCATCGAATGATTCTCAAAGGCACATTGTCGCTTTGCTGGATACGCTGATAAACGTAAAGCTAAACATGGAGAAACCGTCAGCAATTTGCAAACTTTGCATTACTAAAATTAGTGAATTTGATTACTTTCGAAGCAAATGCTCTATTTACAGCAACGCAATCGAGCAGTCACATTACAACGAGTACCAAAACGCACCTTCAGAATATATTAAGTCAGAATCAGTCTTGGAAACATTCGAACGGTCAAATGTTATTGAACAAAAGGAGCCGAACAACGATGTCGTTGACATTCCAAAGAAAGATTCAGTGCGGGTTTCAAATACCAAACCATCATCGAATAATAAACCGCAATTTATCAAAACTGGACGAACTGGACCCCTCATGCGGAAGTTGAATAAGCTCAGAGGAATAAAAAGCAATACATCGAAGAAAATTGTGTCTGAGCATATAGATTACCGCTGTAGAATATGTTTGCAGTTTTTCATAGACAAGGAAAGTATGAGCTTCCATCTGAGAAACCACATTGACTCACATAATGTTCGTTGTATGAATTGCTCCAAAACATTCTACACACTCCAGGGACTAATGGCTCATGCGATGCGCAGCTATATATTAACAACGTTCTCGTGTCAGCATTGTGATGTTCTTTTCAAAACCAAAGAAGAGCTTTTCGCTCATGAGCTCTACTGCGAGCAGGATAAAAGCAAGTACCAAACCGTTGAAACTGCGAAAGCATATCAATGCAGCAAATGTCCAAAAAGCTATGATAGTCGCCTTCGTCTGCAGGCGCATTTGCCGTTACATGATGTAAAAATAGTTTGCGACAAGTGTGGCACAGATTTCAGTTCTGAGAAAAAGTTGAAAAACCACAACGAACGCTATCATTCAAAGGGAGCTGATAAGATTGCTTCCGTTGTGAAATGTGAATTGTGCCACCGAACATTTGTAGACGCCAGTGCCTATAGAAGCCATCTTACGGGATTGCATCAAATAAAGGACGATCATTTGTCACGTAAACTTGACGACGACAGGCTTTATGAATGTGATCACTGTGGCAAGCGTTTTTGGTCGATCAACACCATTCGGTATCATGTTTTAGTCCATCGACACTATCGCGATTGTGATCAGTGTTCGGAGAGCTACCGATCGCGTCAAAAACTTCGAGACCACAAGCTAGCTGCTCATCCTGTCCAGTGTCCCTTTTGCCCCAAGACGTTCTTTTCCAAAACGTCCTGCAGATCACATGCCAGCAAGAAACATGGAATGGTGCAGATAAAGCTGCTGGCAACAGATGGAAATGTGACGTACGAATGGCGCCGACTGGTCTTCAAATGTGCATCTTGCGAACAGGATTACGAGTATTTTCGGGAGCTATCGGATCACAACAAGAAAATGCACCCGGGAGTCAAAATACAAATCAAATGTTGTTTCTGTGAGCGACATATCAGTTCTTCAAGAATCGGCTACCTAGGTCACGTGACTGGTAACTGTGGACAAACACCAAAAAAAGTGAAAGCTTGGCATTGA